Proteins encoded in a region of the Anopheles aquasalis chromosome 2, idAnoAquaMG_Q_19, whole genome shotgun sequence genome:
- the LOC126578979 gene encoding uncharacterized protein LOC126578979 yields the protein MLNKLPSFYVKLSSDDVPIRTIARRYRDCMKVYIPPNDKTTARIMFASVESATYAANEIAKQPGVFSVTPCKDGPTEPDRTSWRNGSDKATEESSKAFKKSWKTYKKPTESKQVGEAGISAPSGSPPHGGTSKALMKMPSCAKCFACPVMRKCITCGTYYCDVKCQTQHWPVHKENCMPRLAIDTEVEKAIYMSAYEVEQKPQPSTKPLQSKALQTAKAKECPGNQQQPVVDSQVQSPKLLLQQFMQDAQKLPKKQQKLEQIQRNSAHHNNTNDNPTKVQTQPKHVAQKQPQEDVQNQSTPTPKSLLSKLLDGKKLRKLLTSSFPAVGSDVKIAHVAEDAIYIYNSGPGPHGQPNQYLKTVERCFVGGRAVKEHLRQAPLPDDIVYAPLAGAYYRAEVKSIQYDKAVVFFTDFGNTDILEWKNFKEIEDPEIKYGDRLIHEVQIENVPILTDSIRKHLQTLEGEAFQLSKVVGMPNGKAKIVELRHSKELYYLSEMIRKLSKDKDALIMKQTSTPKASPQQVPPDPNSYVPVSMDELSEVCIPCGDDVELMIIDAGEVYDSSHRLAVIDVAQQEAFAKLLAEVGKYGKTDGDIYSPEETHHLCLVQWDGIWSRAVPLAIESKEASNLYCLLDLGIMKTVESTYVRRFPHALNRKLYVAECIVENPNFLSTMASGSDQNPDLLVGKKIKVEVLSGTSPDEEQRIRVKSAL from the exons atgtTGAACAAGCTACCATCTTTTTACGTGAAATTGAGTTCCGATGATGTTCCTATACGCACCATCGCACGGCGATATCGCGATTGCATGAAAGTGTACATCCCGCCGAATGATAAAACCACAGCGCGCATCATGTTCGCCAGCGTAGA GTCCGCCACGTATGCCGCAAATGAGATTGCTAAACAACCGGGGGTCTTCTCGGTCACTCCGTGCAAAGATGGTCCAACAGAACCCGATCGCACCTCTTGGCGAAATGGG TCGGACAAAGCCACAGAGGAATCGTCGAAAGCATTTAAAAAGTCTTGGAAAACGTACAAAAAACCTACTGAATCCAAGCAAGTTGGTGAAGCTGGAATCTCGGCACCATCAGGATCACCGCCTCATGGTGGTACATCCAAGGCGCTGATGAAAATGCCAAGTTGTGCCAAATGTTTCGCCTGCCCCGTGATGCGCAAGTGTATTACGTGCGGCACGTACTATTGCGATGTAAAATGCCAAACGCAACATTGGCCAGTACACAAGGAAAACTGCATGCC GCGCCTCGCTATAGATACGGAAGTAGAAAAGGCTATATACATGTCCGCTTATGAAGTAGAACAGAAGCCACAGCCTTCCACAAAGCCTCTGCAATCTAAGGCACTACAGACGGCAAAAGCTAAAGAGTGTCCTggaaaccagcagcaaccggtggTGGATTCACAAGTGCAATCGCCAAAACTGCTCCTTCAACAGTTCATGCAGGATGCCCAAAAGTTGCcaaagaagcaacagaaactgGAACAGATTCAGCGTAACTCCGCACACCATAATAACACGAATGATAATCCGACTAAAGTGCAGACCCAGCCGAAGCACGTTGCTCAAAAGCAACCGCAGGAAGATGTTCAAAATCAatcgacaccgacaccgaaaagCTTGCTATCGAAACTACTCGATGGTAAAAAACTGCGCAAACTTCTGACGAGTTCTTTTCCTGCGGTAGGCAGTGATGTTAAGATAGCACATGTGGCCGAGGATGCCATCTATATTTATAATTCTGGTCCAGGGCCGCATGGTCAACCAAATCAGTACTTGAAGACCGTTGAGCGCTGTTTCGTCGGCGGTCGCGCAGTAAAGGAGCATTTGAGGCAAGCTCCTTTGCCGGATGACATCGTGTATGCCCCATTGGCTGGTGCATACTATCGGGCCGAAGTGAAGTCCATTCAGTACGACAAGGCGGTTGTGTTCTTTACCGATTTCGGAAATACGGACATATTGGAATGGAAGAATTTCAAAGAGATAGAAGATCCAGAAATTAAATACGGCGACCGTCTAATTCACGAGGTGCAAATCGAAAATGTGCCCATACTTACGGATTCTATCCGGAAGCATCTGCAGACGCTTGAAGGTGAAGCGTTTCAGCTCTCTAAGGTAGTAGGAATGCCGAATGGCAAGGCGAAGATTGTGGAACTGCGTCACTCGAAGGAGCTGTACTATTTGAGCGAAATGATACGCAAACTGTCCAAAGATAAAGATGCACTTATAATGAAACAGACGTCGACACCGAAGGCCTCGCCTCAACAGGTGCCGCCAGATCCAAACAGTTATGTTCCAGTGTCAATGGATGAA TTATCTGAAGTGTGCATTCCGTGCGGCGATGACGTTGAGCTGATGATAATAGATGCAGGGGAGGTGTATGATTCAAGTCATCGGTTGGCGGTTATCGACGTTGCCCAGCAAGAGGCGTTTGCAAAGTTACTAGCTGAAGTGGGCAAATATGGCAAAACGGACGGAGACATATACTCACCGGAAGAAACACATCATCTGTGCCTTGTGCAATGGGATGGAATCTGGTCGCGGGCTGTCCCATTggccatcgaatcgaaggaGGCATCGAATCTCTACTGCCTGCTAGACCTGGGTATTATGAAGACGGTGGAGTCAACGTACGTTCGTCGATTCCCGCATGCCCTCAACCGGAAGTTGTATGTGGCCGAATGTATTGTTGAGA ACCCCAATTTCCTGAGTACAATGGCAAGCGGTAGCGATCAGAATCCGGATCTGCTTGTTGGGAAAAAGATCAAGGTGGAAGTCCTCAGTGGCACATCCCCGGATGAGGAGCAGCGAATTCGAGTGAAGTCGGCTCTGTAG
- the LOC126570039 gene encoding 5'-3' exoribonuclease 2 homolog: MGVPAFFRWLSRKYPSVIIECVEQKNTDDHGNVQYEDMSNPNPNRIEFDNLYLDMNGIIHPCTHPEDKPAPKNEDEMMVAIFECIDRLMNIVRPRKVLYMAIDGVAPRAKMNQQRSRRFRASKEAAEKATEVARIREELAAKGAILPPEKEKGSHFDSNCITPGTPFMDRLSKCLQYYIHDRMNNYPGWKDLKVILSDANVPGEGEHKIMDYIRKQRVQPDYDPNTHHVLCGADADLIMLGLATHETHFTIIREEFLPNKDRPCDICQQIGHEMKDCSGLQSERDMIKTPPGPGKETQFIFVRLNVLKEYLQKELDMPNLPFAYDFERVIDDWVFMCFFVGNDFLPHLPSLEIRENAIDRLITLYKKCVYKTRGYLTDSGSVVLDRVEMIMTDLGFAEDEIFRQRKVSEDRFKERNKRMRLQKERQQRPNFQHMNNSQFAPTPLGRGVQPAAIVNARQEAAHFRMLGSGGSGSVTSGTGANEETGGGPRGMKRKAEEPLSVVVAEEEEKETPDEVRLWEDGFKDRYYESKFDVSPQNIKFRQTVAWEYVRGLCWVLRYYYQGCASWEWYFPYHYAPFASDFKHLENVDTHFDRGTPFKPLQQLMGVFPAASRSHVPPAFAELMVDPRSPIIDFYPIDFHIDLNGKKFAWQGVALLPFVDEKRLFRATDPKVPMLTQEERLRNENGDAKLFVLPGSAGYRTLAGLYSGDDVDYEREVAVTVDYVQGLIVPTKENVPQDGVLPSPIPGLTAVTDNRVLTVRFLDPKFADDFIFPARKLDNATDQPKVLGAQDGPVIGFGPRVDRAQLGAAGHRMVNNRLGLGYGGSGGGGGGGGRGGRDHDGGYGNGGDRRNNFQSRGGNGSGYDNSGNRYDGGGGGGGGGNRNAPYNNYSGYNTGNNSASGGSSNSSRQYSGRQQNNAFGVNDTRPAGGGGNRSVFEQLSSQIQQYQQQVVREITRNSMPAASNLLRNPFSDRPPYNAPDSGSNWVSNNGGRNNYNNSNNRGGNGGGGGRGGGGRHFQQGGGGGRGGGGRYGGGNRFN, from the exons ATGGGAGTACCAGCATTTTTCCGCTGGTTATCACGCAAATATCCGTCCGTGATAATCGAATGCGTGGAGCAGAAG aaCACCGACGATCACGGAAATGTACAGTACGAGGACATGAGCAATCCGAACCCGAACCGGATCGAGTTCGATAATTTGTATCTGGACATGAACGGCATCATACACCCGTGCACGCATCCGGAGGACAAACCGGCGCCGAAGAACGAGGacgagatgatggtggccatctTCGAGTGCATTGACCGGCTGATGAACATCGTGCGGCCCCGCAAGGTGCTGTACATGGCGATCGATGGGGTAGCACCGAGGGCGAAGATGAACCAGCAGCGCTCCCGGCGCTTCCGTGCGTCCAAGGAAGCCGCCGAAAAGGCGACGGAGGTGGCGCGCATTCGCGAGGAGCTGGCCGCCAAGGGTGCCATTTTGCcaccggagaaggagaagggaagcCACTTCGATTCGAACTGCATCACACCGGGAACCCCGTTCATGGATCGGTTAAGCAAATGTCTGCAGTACTACATCCACGATCGCATGAACAACTATCCGGGCTGGAAGGACCTGAAGGTGATCCTGTCGGACGCGAACGTACCGGGCGAGGGTGAGCACAAGATAATGGACTACATTCGCAAGCAGCGCGTCCAGCCGGACTACGATCCCAACACGCACCACGTGCTGTGCGGTGCGGACGCGGATTTGATTATGCTCGGGCTGGCGACGCACGAAACACACTTTACCATCATTCGCGAGGAGTTCCTGCCAAACAAGGACCGACCGTGCGATATCTGCCAGCAGATCGGACACGAAATGAAGGACTGCAGCGGGTTGCAGTCGGAACGGGATATGATCAAAACGCCGCCCGGGCCCGGCAAAGAGACACAGTTCATCTTCGTGCGGCTGAACGTGCTGAAGGAGTATCTGCAGAAGGAGCTGGACATGCCGAATCTCCCGTTTGCGTACGATTTCGAGCGCGTCATCGACGATTGGGTGTTTATGTGCTTCTTCGTCGGTAACGACTTTCTGCCGCATCTGCCCAGCTTGGAGATACGGGagaatgcgatcgatcgattgatcacGCTGTACAAGAAGTGTGTGTACAAGACGCGCGGTTATCTGACGGATTCGGGCTCGGTCGTGCTCGATCGTGTCGAGATGATTATGACGGATTTGGGCTTCGCCGAGGACGAGATCTTCCGGCAGCGCAAGGTCAGCGAGGACCGGTTCAAGGAGCGCAACAAACGGATGCGCCTGCAGaaggaacggcagcagcggcccaACTTTCAGCACATGAACAACTCCCAGTTCGCCCCGACACCGCTCGGTCGCGGTGTGCAGCCGGCCGCAATTGTCAATGCACGCCAGGAGGCAGCCCACTTCCGTATGCTCGGTAGCGGTGGTTCAGGCAGTGTAACGTCCGGCACAGGAGCCAACGAAGAGACAGGCGGAGGCCCTAGGGGTATGAAGCGGAAGGCCGAGGAACCGCTGTCGGTGGTTGTGgccgaggaggaagaaaaggaaaccccGGACGAGGTGAGGCTGTGGGAGGACGGCTTCAAGGATCGGTACTACGAGTCCAAGTTCGATGTATCGCCCCAGAACATCAAGTTCCGGCAGACGGTGGCCTGGGAGTACGTGAGAGGCTTGTGCTGGGTCCTGCGTTACTACTACCAGGGTTGCGCCTCGTGGGAATGGTACTTTCCCTACCACTACGCCCCATTTGCGTCCGATTTCAAGCATCTGGAGAACGTGGACACACACTTCGACCGTGGCACTCCCTTCAAGCCGCTCCAGCAACTGATGGGTGTGTTTCCGGCGGCCAGCCGAAGCCACGTACCACCGGCTTTCGCCGAGCTGATGGTCGACCCTCGCAGCCCAATCATCGATTTCTATCCGATCGATTTCCACATCGATCTGAATGGCAAAAAGTTTGCGTGGCAGGGCGTCGCCCTGCTACCGTTCGTCGACGAGAAGCGACTGTTCCGGGCGACCGATCCAAAGGTACCAATGCTAACGCAGGAGGAACGGTTACGCAACGAGAATGGTGACGCGAAACTGTTCGTCTTGCCCGGTAGTGCCGGATACCGCACACTGGCCGGACTGTACAGTGGTGACGATGTGGATTACGAGCGCGAAGTTGCCGTCACGGTCGACTACGTGCAGGGACTGATCGTACCGACGAAGGAGAACGTACCACAGGACGGCGTCCTTCCGTCACCGATACCGGGCCTCACGGCGGTCACGGATAATCGGGTGCTGACGGTGCGATTTCTCGATCCGAAGTTTGCCGACGATTTCATATTCCCCGCCCGGAAGCTCGACAATGCGACCGATCAACCGAAGGTATTGGGTGCGCAGGATGGGCCAGTGATTGGGTTTGGGCCGCGTGTCGATCGCGCCCAACTCGGTGCCGCCGGTCACCGGATGGTCAACAATCGTCTAGGGCTCGGTTACGGAGGatccggcggcggtggtggtggtggtggccgaggtgGCCGAGACCACGATGGTGGTTACGGAAACGGCGGTGATCGTCGAAACAACTTTCAATCGAGAGGAGGCAACGGAAGCGGTTATGACAACAGCGGCAATCGCTacgatggaggtggtggcggtggcggaggtggtaACCGCAACG CACCCTACAACAACTACTCTGGCTACAACACTGGCAACAACAGTGCGAGCGgtggaagcagcaacagctcacGGCAATACAGTGGCCGCCAGCAAAATAATGCCTTTGGCGTAAACGACACTCGTccggcgggtggtggtggcaatcggAGCGTATTCGAACAGCTCAGCAGCCAAAttcagcagtaccagcagcaggtagtGCGCGAAATCACACGCAATTCGATGCCAGCGGCGAGTAATCTTCTGCGGAATCCATTCTCCGATCGACCTCCCTACAATGCCCCTGACAGTGGCAGCAACTGGGTATCGAACAATGGTGGACGGAAtaactacaacaacagcaacaaccgcggtggcaacggtggtggtggtggtcgcggtggAGGAGGCAGACATTTCCAGcaaggcggtggtggcggtagggGAGGTGGGGGACGCTATGGCGGCGGAAATAGATTCAATTAA
- the LOC126568972 gene encoding uncharacterized protein LOC126568972 produces MKNDNLEINRTALRVMFDPKEINIRTVARKIKHCSKVYVPPNDDALAIISYDTPEAAEKALNILRYNPAIKLINFHFRRVGNPTVTLQNGNDGTTTPTPATPHIPETPHFQQLPNLPKCAKCFAWPVVKRCSICGTSYCDVNCQKQDWPLHKEHCMPNLFLDLALEAMASQITAEQKMQYYAQQKPPIAAYSPNPLEKQEKLNEPANLHQDRDRACQQQGDPQQKRLAVQPGEKQQNNKRYDSSKEKDGTLFRQDFQRENSQQEKYQQKEKSQQMLPQQESARKQSQQGNESRQKQPQKEAQQKQIKQELQNPQQRHQLQEPQQNQLKQEPQKHPEQNQFKQEQKKQPEKNQLKQEPQKHPEQNQMKQKPHKQPEQNQFKQEQKKQPEKNQLKKESQKHPEQNQMKQEPHKQPEQNQMEQEQQQQKSQQKQPQQASPTEQQQLLNKLPLRALVAKAKEDSKRRVLRQGSFPPVGSEVKIAHVAENTMFIFESGSDSNGPSSQYLKVVERCFVGGEGAKKYLIQAPVAGDIVYAPFEEVYYRAEVNGVEGDTATVFFTDFGNTETLEWKNFKEIEDPEIKYADRLIHEVQIEHLPTFTDFVRMKLQALEGEAFELTKITDIPNSKAKKVELRHSKELYFLSEMIRKLSKDNDELEKKQTASPGEKIDTAEQTVAPPDPKSYVPVSISELSEVCIPYGDDIKLMIIDAAEVYDAESHRLAVIDIARNDAFAMVLAEVCKYGEADSNVYSPEELHHLCLVQWDGIWSRAVPLAIGSKEETSIPYCLLDLGIIKTVESKHVRRFPYALSRKLYVADCIVQNPETLCKLATAGVQNTELLTGKIVKVNVIPKKNNSDENEIQEIRIISVI; encoded by the exons ATGAAGAACGACAATTTGGAGATAAATAGGACTGCTTTGAGGGTAATGTTTGACCCCAAAGAAATTAACATACGCACGGTTGCTAGGAAGATCAAACATTGTTCGAAAGTATACGTACCGCCGAACGATGACGCCTTAGCGATAATATCATACGATACACCAGA AGCCGCTGAAAAAGCATTGAACATACTTCGTTACAATCcagcaattaaattaattaattttcacttcCGACGGGTGGGCAACCCGACCGTAACCctacaaaatggaaatgatgggACGACGACGCCTACTCCAGCTACGCCGCATATTCCAGAAACGCCGCACTTTCAGCAGCTCCCTAACCTGCCGAAATGTGCGAAATGTTTTGCTTGGCCGGTAGTAAAACGATGCAGCATCTGTGGCACGAGTTATTGCGATGTTAATTGCCAAAAGCAAGATTGGCCGCTGCATAAGGAACACTGCATGCC CAATCTCTTCCTCGATCTTGCATTGGAAGCAATGGCATCTCAAATTACTGCGGAGCAAAAGATGCAATATTATGCTCAACAAAAGCCGCCAATCGCAGCTTATTCGCCAAATCCCCTcgagaaacaagaaaaactgAACGAGCCAGCAAATCTCCATcaagatcgtgatcgtgcgtgTCAGCAGCAGGGCGATCCACAGCAGAAAAGACTAGCTGTACAACCCGgcgaaaagcagcaaaacaataaGCGATACGATTCGAGTAAAGAGAAGGATGGAACATTGTTTCGACAGGACTTCCAGCGTGAAAACAGTCAGCaggaaaagtatcaacaaaaggaaaaatctcAACAAATGCTGCCCCAGCAAGAGTCTGCACGGAAACAGTCTCAACAGGGCAATGAGTCGCGTCAAAAACAGCCTCAAAAAGAGGCTCAACAGAAGCAAATCAAGCAGGAGTTGCAAAATCCTCAACAAAGACACCAGCTGCAAGAACCACAACAGAATCAATTGAAACAGGAGCCACAAAAGCACCCTGAACAAAATCAGTTCAAACAGGAGCAAAAAAAGCAAcctgaaaaaaatcaattgaaacaGGAGCCACAAAAGCACCctgaacaaaatcaaatgaaacagaaGCCACATAAGCAGCCTGAACAAAATCAGTTCAAACAGGAGCAAAAAAAGCAAcctgaaaaaaatcaattgaaaaagGAGTCACAAAAGCACCctgaacaaaatcaaatgaaacagGAGCCACATAAGCAGCctgaacaaaatcaaatggaacaagagcaacagcagcaaaagtcgCAACAAAAGCAGCCCCAGCAAGCGTCTCCTacagaacagcagcaattACTGAACAAGCTTCCCTTGCGAGCCTTAGTTGCCAAGGCGAAGGAGGACAGTAAACGCAGAGTGCTGCGACAGGGTTCATTTCCGCCAGTAGGCAGTGAGGTGAAGATAGCGCACGTGGCCGAGAATACAATGTTTATCTTCGAATCTGGATCTGATTCGAACGGTCCGTCGAGCCAATATCTGAAGGTTGTGGAGCGTTGTTTCGTCGGAGGTGAAGGGGCCAAAAAGTATTTGATTCAAGCTCCTGTCGCTGGGGACATAGTGTACGCCCCATTTGAAGAGGTCTACTATCGCGCGGAGGTGAATGGTGTTGAAGGCGACACAGCGACCGTGTTTTTCACCGATTTCGGAAACACGGAAACTTTGGAATGGAAGAATTTCAAAGAGATCGAAGATCCTGAAATTAAATACGCTGACCGTCTAATTCACGAGGTGCAAATCGAACATCTGCCAACATTTACCGACTTTGTCCGCATGAAGCTTCAGGCCCTGGAGGGAGAAGCGTTCGAGCTCACAAAGATAACCGACATACCAAATAGCAAGGCGAAGAAGGTGGAACTGCGTCACTCGAAGGAGCTTTACTTTTTGAGTGAAATGATACGCAAACTGTCCAAAGATAATGATGAGCTTGAGAAGAAGCAAACTGCGTCTCCGGGAGAGAAAATCGACACAGCTGAACAGACGGTAGCACCACCAGATCCCAAAAGCTACGTCCCGGTATCCATATCTGAG TTATCGGAAGTGTGCATTCCTTACGGCGATGACATTAAGTTGATGATAATAGATGCAGCGGAAGTGTATGATGCTGAGAGTCATCGGCTCGCCGTCATCGACATTGCTCGAAATGATGCTTTTGCGATGGTACTAGCTGAAGTATGTAAATATGGTGAAGCGGACAGCAATGTTTACTCACCGGAGGAATTGCATCATCTGTGCCTTGTCCAATGGGATGGAATCTGGTCGCGGGCTGTCCCATTGGCCATCGGATCGAAGGAAGAGACATCGATCCCATACTGCTTGCTGGATCTGGGGATTATTAAAACTGTCGAGTCAAAGCACGTACGTCGATTCCCATATGCCCTCAGCCGGAAGTTGTATGTGGCCGACTGCATTGTCCAAA ATCCGGAAACGCTTTGCAAGTTGGCAACCGCAGGTGTTCAGAACACGGAGCTGTTGACTGGTAAAATAGTCAAGGTTAACGTTAttccgaagaaaaacaattccGATGAGAATGAGATACAAGAAATTCGGATTATCTCTGTTATTTGA